From Carya illinoinensis cultivar Pawnee chromosome 5, C.illinoinensisPawnee_v1, whole genome shotgun sequence, one genomic window encodes:
- the LOC122311956 gene encoding D-cysteine desulfhydrase 2, mitochondrial isoform X5, with translation MFDMKLQGSASKGAMAAIQNGFHSAQLLHRPQGCVPKAKPNGEEFVSKLLDRRWALPNPDTKIHQVMFPPTKVGHRGGPFSYASLLNNTQPSFGDDMMLKDDQNPSFYIVRDDLLHPLVNGNKARKLDGLLPLIEDHSVSDVVTCGGCQSAHAAAVAVSCAERGLKSHLLLRGEQPEILTGYNLISTLYGNVTYVPRSLYADRDKMLKSHADLVAGNSGYVVRFNDILEAAFTTQSSSTSDFIQMDANRSAENHPRKVVIVNEGAGDAVAILGVIRLVHYLSQNHLLGKERALKLVVDAGTGTTAVGLALGALCLGLPWEVTAVMLADTMDGYKQQERRLVSDFKRCFSFHLTDHSLNEENSGMVNWVQRFHPRK, from the exons ATGTTTGATATGAAGCTCCAAGGTTCAGCTAGCAAAGGCGCCATGGCGGCCATTCAAAACGGGTTTCACTCGGCCCAGCTTCTACATAGACctcag GGTTGTGTTCCCAAAGCGAAACCAAACGGTGAAGAATTCGTCTCTAAATTGCTTGATAGAAGATGGGCATTGCCCAACCCCGATACCAAAATTCACCAAGTAATGTTTCCTCCCACAAAAGTAGGACATAGAGGTGGACCATTCAGTTACGCATCCCTATTAAACAATACTCAACCATCCTTTGGTGATGACATGATGCTAAAGGATGACCAGAATCCATCCTTCTATATTGTGAGGGATGATTTGTTGCATCCACTGGTGAATGGTAATAAAGCGAGAAAATTGGACGGACTGCTTCCTCTAATTGAAGATCACTCAGTGAGTGACGTG GTTACTTGTGGAGGTTGTCAAAGTGCTCATGCGGCAGCTGTTG CTGTTTCATGTGCAGAGAGAGGACTTAAGTCCCATTTGCTTCTACGGGGGGAGCAACCTGAAATTCTGACTGGTTATAACCTGATTTCGACACTATATGGGAATGTCACATATGTTCCAAGGTCTCTCTATGCTGATAGGGACAAAATGCTGAAAAGCCATGCTGATTTGGTGGCAGGCAACAGTGGTTATGTTGTACGGTTCAATGATATTCTTGAAGCTGCTTTCACAACTCAAAGTTCTAGCACTTCAGACTTTATCCAAATGGATGCTAACAGAAGTGCTGAAAACCATCCAAGAAAGGTTGTAATTGTCAATGAAGGTGCAGGGGATGCTGTGGCCATACTAG GTGTCATTCGCCTCGTTCATTACTTATCCCAGAATCATTTACTTGGTAAAGAGAGGGCCTTGAAATTGGTTGTAGATGCTGGTACTGGGACAACCGCTGTTGGTTTAGCACTTGGGGCCCTATGTTTAGG GCTTCCCTGGGAGGTAACTGCCGTGATGCTGGCTGATACAATGGATGGTTACAAACAGCAAGAGAGACGCTTGGTTTCTGATTTCAAGAGGTGCTTTAGTTTTCATCTGACTGACCACAGTTTGAATGAAGAAAATAGTGGAATGGTGAATTGGGTACAACGTTTCCATCCAAGAAAGTAA
- the LOC122311956 gene encoding D-cysteine desulfhydrase 2, mitochondrial isoform X4, giving the protein MFDMKLQGSASKGAMAAIQNGFHSAQLLHRPQGCVPKAKPNGEEFVSKLLDRRWALPNPDTKIHQVMFPPTKVGHRGGPFSYASLLNNTQPSFGDDMMLKDDQNPSFYIVRDDLLHPLVNGNKARKLDGLLPLIEDHSVTCGGCQSAHAAAVERGLKSHLLLRGEQPEILTGYNLISTLYGNVTYVPRSLYADRDKMLKSHADLVAGNSGYVVRFNDILEAAFTTQSSSTSDFIQMDANRSAENHPRKVVIVNEGAGDAVAILGVIRLVHYLSQNHLLGKERALKLVVDAGTGTTAVGLALGALCLGLPWEVTAVMLADTMDGYKQQERRLVSDFKRCFSFHLTDHSLNEENSGMVNWVQRFHPRKFGNVFEGEVEACQQIAQNTGILVDPVYTLAAWELAAQLSEKEAKGTVKVVMLHTGGTLGIFGLAQRYRSYFCALKD; this is encoded by the exons ATGTTTGATATGAAGCTCCAAGGTTCAGCTAGCAAAGGCGCCATGGCGGCCATTCAAAACGGGTTTCACTCGGCCCAGCTTCTACATAGACctcag GGTTGTGTTCCCAAAGCGAAACCAAACGGTGAAGAATTCGTCTCTAAATTGCTTGATAGAAGATGGGCATTGCCCAACCCCGATACCAAAATTCACCAAGTAATGTTTCCTCCCACAAAAGTAGGACATAGAGGTGGACCATTCAGTTACGCATCCCTATTAAACAATACTCAACCATCCTTTGGTGATGACATGATGCTAAAGGATGACCAGAATCCATCCTTCTATATTGTGAGGGATGATTTGTTGCATCCACTGGTGAATGGTAATAAAGCGAGAAAATTGGACGGACTGCTTCCTCTAATTGAAGATCACTCA GTTACTTGTGGAGGTTGTCAAAGTGCTCATGCGGCAGCTGTTG AGAGAGGACTTAAGTCCCATTTGCTTCTACGGGGGGAGCAACCTGAAATTCTGACTGGTTATAACCTGATTTCGACACTATATGGGAATGTCACATATGTTCCAAGGTCTCTCTATGCTGATAGGGACAAAATGCTGAAAAGCCATGCTGATTTGGTGGCAGGCAACAGTGGTTATGTTGTACGGTTCAATGATATTCTTGAAGCTGCTTTCACAACTCAAAGTTCTAGCACTTCAGACTTTATCCAAATGGATGCTAACAGAAGTGCTGAAAACCATCCAAGAAAGGTTGTAATTGTCAATGAAGGTGCAGGGGATGCTGTGGCCATACTAG GTGTCATTCGCCTCGTTCATTACTTATCCCAGAATCATTTACTTGGTAAAGAGAGGGCCTTGAAATTGGTTGTAGATGCTGGTACTGGGACAACCGCTGTTGGTTTAGCACTTGGGGCCCTATGTTTAGG GCTTCCCTGGGAGGTAACTGCCGTGATGCTGGCTGATACAATGGATGGTTACAAACAGCAAGAGAGACGCTTGGTTTCTGATTTCAAGAGGTGCTTTAGTTTTCATCTGACTGACCACAGTTTGAATGAAGAAAATAGTGGAATGGTGAATTGGGTACAACGTTTCCATCCAAGAAA atttgGCAATGTATTCGAAGGGGAAGTAGAAGCATGCCAACAAATTGCACAGAATACTGGTATTCTAGTTGATCCAGTGTATACTTTAGCTGCTTGGGAATTGGCGGCACAGCTCAGTGAGAAGGAAGCAAAAGGGACTGTAAAAGTGGTTATGCTTCATACTGGTGGCACACTGGGCATTTTTGGATTAGCACAGAGGTACAGGTCTTACTTTTGTGCACTCAAAGATTGA
- the LOC122311956 gene encoding D-cysteine desulfhydrase 2, mitochondrial isoform X1, which produces MFDMKLQGSASKGAMAAIQNGFHSAQLLHRPQGCVPKAKPNGEEFVSKLLDRRWALPNPDTKIHQVMFPPTKVGHRGGPFSYASLLNNTQPSFGDDMMLKDDQNPSFYIVRDDLLHPLVNGNKARKLDGLLPLIEDHSVSDVVTCGGCQSAHAAAVAVSCAERGLKSHLLLRGEQPEILTGYNLISTLYGNVTYVPRSLYADRDKMLKSHADLVAGNSGYVVRFNDILEAAFTTQSSSTSDFIQMDANRSAENHPRKVVIVNEGAGDAVAILGVIRLVHYLSQNHLLGKERALKLVVDAGTGTTAVGLALGALCLGLPWEVTAVMLADTMDGYKQQERRLVSDFKRCFSFHLTDHSLNEENSGMVNWVQRFHPRKFGNVFEGEVEACQQIAQNTGILVDPVYTLAAWELAAQLSEKEAKGTVKVVMLHTGGTLGIFGLAQRYRSYFCALKD; this is translated from the exons ATGTTTGATATGAAGCTCCAAGGTTCAGCTAGCAAAGGCGCCATGGCGGCCATTCAAAACGGGTTTCACTCGGCCCAGCTTCTACATAGACctcag GGTTGTGTTCCCAAAGCGAAACCAAACGGTGAAGAATTCGTCTCTAAATTGCTTGATAGAAGATGGGCATTGCCCAACCCCGATACCAAAATTCACCAAGTAATGTTTCCTCCCACAAAAGTAGGACATAGAGGTGGACCATTCAGTTACGCATCCCTATTAAACAATACTCAACCATCCTTTGGTGATGACATGATGCTAAAGGATGACCAGAATCCATCCTTCTATATTGTGAGGGATGATTTGTTGCATCCACTGGTGAATGGTAATAAAGCGAGAAAATTGGACGGACTGCTTCCTCTAATTGAAGATCACTCAGTGAGTGACGTG GTTACTTGTGGAGGTTGTCAAAGTGCTCATGCGGCAGCTGTTG CTGTTTCATGTGCAGAGAGAGGACTTAAGTCCCATTTGCTTCTACGGGGGGAGCAACCTGAAATTCTGACTGGTTATAACCTGATTTCGACACTATATGGGAATGTCACATATGTTCCAAGGTCTCTCTATGCTGATAGGGACAAAATGCTGAAAAGCCATGCTGATTTGGTGGCAGGCAACAGTGGTTATGTTGTACGGTTCAATGATATTCTTGAAGCTGCTTTCACAACTCAAAGTTCTAGCACTTCAGACTTTATCCAAATGGATGCTAACAGAAGTGCTGAAAACCATCCAAGAAAGGTTGTAATTGTCAATGAAGGTGCAGGGGATGCTGTGGCCATACTAG GTGTCATTCGCCTCGTTCATTACTTATCCCAGAATCATTTACTTGGTAAAGAGAGGGCCTTGAAATTGGTTGTAGATGCTGGTACTGGGACAACCGCTGTTGGTTTAGCACTTGGGGCCCTATGTTTAGG GCTTCCCTGGGAGGTAACTGCCGTGATGCTGGCTGATACAATGGATGGTTACAAACAGCAAGAGAGACGCTTGGTTTCTGATTTCAAGAGGTGCTTTAGTTTTCATCTGACTGACCACAGTTTGAATGAAGAAAATAGTGGAATGGTGAATTGGGTACAACGTTTCCATCCAAGAAA atttgGCAATGTATTCGAAGGGGAAGTAGAAGCATGCCAACAAATTGCACAGAATACTGGTATTCTAGTTGATCCAGTGTATACTTTAGCTGCTTGGGAATTGGCGGCACAGCTCAGTGAGAAGGAAGCAAAAGGGACTGTAAAAGTGGTTATGCTTCATACTGGTGGCACACTGGGCATTTTTGGATTAGCACAGAGGTACAGGTCTTACTTTTGTGCACTCAAAGATTGA
- the LOC122311956 gene encoding D-cysteine desulfhydrase 2, mitochondrial isoform X2 gives MFDMKLQGSASKGAMAAIQNGFHSAQLLHRPQGCVPKAKPNGEEFVSKLLDRRWALPNPDTKIHQVMFPPTKVGHRGGPFSYASLLNNTQPSFGDDMMLKDDQNPSFYIVRDDLLHPLVNGNKARKLDGLLPLIEDHSVTCGGCQSAHAAAVAVSCAERGLKSHLLLRGEQPEILTGYNLISTLYGNVTYVPRSLYADRDKMLKSHADLVAGNSGYVVRFNDILEAAFTTQSSSTSDFIQMDANRSAENHPRKVVIVNEGAGDAVAILGVIRLVHYLSQNHLLGKERALKLVVDAGTGTTAVGLALGALCLGLPWEVTAVMLADTMDGYKQQERRLVSDFKRCFSFHLTDHSLNEENSGMVNWVQRFHPRKFGNVFEGEVEACQQIAQNTGILVDPVYTLAAWELAAQLSEKEAKGTVKVVMLHTGGTLGIFGLAQRYRSYFCALKD, from the exons ATGTTTGATATGAAGCTCCAAGGTTCAGCTAGCAAAGGCGCCATGGCGGCCATTCAAAACGGGTTTCACTCGGCCCAGCTTCTACATAGACctcag GGTTGTGTTCCCAAAGCGAAACCAAACGGTGAAGAATTCGTCTCTAAATTGCTTGATAGAAGATGGGCATTGCCCAACCCCGATACCAAAATTCACCAAGTAATGTTTCCTCCCACAAAAGTAGGACATAGAGGTGGACCATTCAGTTACGCATCCCTATTAAACAATACTCAACCATCCTTTGGTGATGACATGATGCTAAAGGATGACCAGAATCCATCCTTCTATATTGTGAGGGATGATTTGTTGCATCCACTGGTGAATGGTAATAAAGCGAGAAAATTGGACGGACTGCTTCCTCTAATTGAAGATCACTCA GTTACTTGTGGAGGTTGTCAAAGTGCTCATGCGGCAGCTGTTG CTGTTTCATGTGCAGAGAGAGGACTTAAGTCCCATTTGCTTCTACGGGGGGAGCAACCTGAAATTCTGACTGGTTATAACCTGATTTCGACACTATATGGGAATGTCACATATGTTCCAAGGTCTCTCTATGCTGATAGGGACAAAATGCTGAAAAGCCATGCTGATTTGGTGGCAGGCAACAGTGGTTATGTTGTACGGTTCAATGATATTCTTGAAGCTGCTTTCACAACTCAAAGTTCTAGCACTTCAGACTTTATCCAAATGGATGCTAACAGAAGTGCTGAAAACCATCCAAGAAAGGTTGTAATTGTCAATGAAGGTGCAGGGGATGCTGTGGCCATACTAG GTGTCATTCGCCTCGTTCATTACTTATCCCAGAATCATTTACTTGGTAAAGAGAGGGCCTTGAAATTGGTTGTAGATGCTGGTACTGGGACAACCGCTGTTGGTTTAGCACTTGGGGCCCTATGTTTAGG GCTTCCCTGGGAGGTAACTGCCGTGATGCTGGCTGATACAATGGATGGTTACAAACAGCAAGAGAGACGCTTGGTTTCTGATTTCAAGAGGTGCTTTAGTTTTCATCTGACTGACCACAGTTTGAATGAAGAAAATAGTGGAATGGTGAATTGGGTACAACGTTTCCATCCAAGAAA atttgGCAATGTATTCGAAGGGGAAGTAGAAGCATGCCAACAAATTGCACAGAATACTGGTATTCTAGTTGATCCAGTGTATACTTTAGCTGCTTGGGAATTGGCGGCACAGCTCAGTGAGAAGGAAGCAAAAGGGACTGTAAAAGTGGTTATGCTTCATACTGGTGGCACACTGGGCATTTTTGGATTAGCACAGAGGTACAGGTCTTACTTTTGTGCACTCAAAGATTGA
- the LOC122311956 gene encoding D-cysteine desulfhydrase 2, mitochondrial isoform X3: protein MFDMKLQGSASKGAMAAIQNGFHSAQLLHRPQGCVPKAKPNGEEFVSKLLDRRWALPNPDTKIHQVMFPPTKVGHRGGPFSYASLLNNTQPSFGDDMMLKDDQNPSFYIVRDDLLHPLVNGNKARKLDGLLPLIEDHSVSDVVTCGGCQSAHAAAVERGLKSHLLLRGEQPEILTGYNLISTLYGNVTYVPRSLYADRDKMLKSHADLVAGNSGYVVRFNDILEAAFTTQSSSTSDFIQMDANRSAENHPRKVVIVNEGAGDAVAILGVIRLVHYLSQNHLLGKERALKLVVDAGTGTTAVGLALGALCLGLPWEVTAVMLADTMDGYKQQERRLVSDFKRCFSFHLTDHSLNEENSGMVNWVQRFHPRKFGNVFEGEVEACQQIAQNTGILVDPVYTLAAWELAAQLSEKEAKGTVKVVMLHTGGTLGIFGLAQRYRSYFCALKD from the exons ATGTTTGATATGAAGCTCCAAGGTTCAGCTAGCAAAGGCGCCATGGCGGCCATTCAAAACGGGTTTCACTCGGCCCAGCTTCTACATAGACctcag GGTTGTGTTCCCAAAGCGAAACCAAACGGTGAAGAATTCGTCTCTAAATTGCTTGATAGAAGATGGGCATTGCCCAACCCCGATACCAAAATTCACCAAGTAATGTTTCCTCCCACAAAAGTAGGACATAGAGGTGGACCATTCAGTTACGCATCCCTATTAAACAATACTCAACCATCCTTTGGTGATGACATGATGCTAAAGGATGACCAGAATCCATCCTTCTATATTGTGAGGGATGATTTGTTGCATCCACTGGTGAATGGTAATAAAGCGAGAAAATTGGACGGACTGCTTCCTCTAATTGAAGATCACTCAGTGAGTGACGTG GTTACTTGTGGAGGTTGTCAAAGTGCTCATGCGGCAGCTGTTG AGAGAGGACTTAAGTCCCATTTGCTTCTACGGGGGGAGCAACCTGAAATTCTGACTGGTTATAACCTGATTTCGACACTATATGGGAATGTCACATATGTTCCAAGGTCTCTCTATGCTGATAGGGACAAAATGCTGAAAAGCCATGCTGATTTGGTGGCAGGCAACAGTGGTTATGTTGTACGGTTCAATGATATTCTTGAAGCTGCTTTCACAACTCAAAGTTCTAGCACTTCAGACTTTATCCAAATGGATGCTAACAGAAGTGCTGAAAACCATCCAAGAAAGGTTGTAATTGTCAATGAAGGTGCAGGGGATGCTGTGGCCATACTAG GTGTCATTCGCCTCGTTCATTACTTATCCCAGAATCATTTACTTGGTAAAGAGAGGGCCTTGAAATTGGTTGTAGATGCTGGTACTGGGACAACCGCTGTTGGTTTAGCACTTGGGGCCCTATGTTTAGG GCTTCCCTGGGAGGTAACTGCCGTGATGCTGGCTGATACAATGGATGGTTACAAACAGCAAGAGAGACGCTTGGTTTCTGATTTCAAGAGGTGCTTTAGTTTTCATCTGACTGACCACAGTTTGAATGAAGAAAATAGTGGAATGGTGAATTGGGTACAACGTTTCCATCCAAGAAA atttgGCAATGTATTCGAAGGGGAAGTAGAAGCATGCCAACAAATTGCACAGAATACTGGTATTCTAGTTGATCCAGTGTATACTTTAGCTGCTTGGGAATTGGCGGCACAGCTCAGTGAGAAGGAAGCAAAAGGGACTGTAAAAGTGGTTATGCTTCATACTGGTGGCACACTGGGCATTTTTGGATTAGCACAGAGGTACAGGTCTTACTTTTGTGCACTCAAAGATTGA